Proteins encoded by one window of Pseudonocardia alni:
- a CDS encoding mycothione reductase, translating to MAHHDLAIVGTGSGNMIVDDRFDGLDVAHVEATRFGGTCLNVGCIPTKMLAYTAEVAETVRAASSYGVDARIDRIRWSDIRDRVFARLDPIGDEGRDHRRHDGTVYDGVARFTGPRAMTVDLGDGGTAEFTADRIVLAVGGRPVVPPPVADSGVPFHTSDTIMRIDELPEHLAIIGGGYIAAEFAHVFGGLGCAVTIIESADTLLGGMDETVVERFTDAARERFTVHTGRTVEKVTGGEGDVRLHLDDGTEVRADRLLVAAGRRPNSDRLGLDHAGVDTDDAGRVVVDAHGRTTADGVWALGDISTPHPLKHVANHEAEVVGHNLAHPDDLREVDHRFVPAAVFTTPQIGSVGRTEQQCREEDLEFRVGLHEYADVAFGWALEEQRGFCKVLVAPDGTLLGAHLLGPQASTMVQQLVQAMALGVTAQRLADVQYWIHPALTEVLENALRDAVEED from the coding sequence GTGGCCCATCACGATCTCGCAATCGTCGGCACCGGATCCGGGAACATGATCGTCGACGACCGCTTCGACGGTCTCGATGTCGCCCACGTCGAGGCGACCCGGTTCGGCGGGACCTGCCTGAACGTCGGCTGCATCCCGACCAAGATGCTCGCCTACACCGCCGAGGTCGCCGAGACCGTGCGGGCGGCGTCGTCCTACGGCGTGGACGCCCGGATCGACCGGATCCGCTGGAGCGACATCCGCGACCGGGTCTTCGCCCGGCTCGACCCGATCGGCGACGAGGGCCGCGACCACCGCCGACACGACGGCACCGTCTACGACGGCGTGGCCCGCTTCACCGGGCCGCGCGCGATGACCGTGGACCTGGGCGACGGCGGCACCGCGGAGTTCACCGCGGACCGGATCGTGCTCGCCGTCGGGGGACGGCCGGTGGTCCCGCCACCGGTCGCGGACTCGGGCGTCCCGTTCCACACCTCCGACACGATCATGCGGATCGACGAGCTGCCCGAGCACCTGGCGATCATCGGAGGCGGCTACATCGCGGCCGAGTTCGCGCACGTGTTCGGCGGGCTGGGCTGCGCGGTCACGATCATCGAGAGCGCCGACACACTGCTCGGCGGGATGGACGAGACCGTCGTGGAGCGGTTCACCGACGCCGCCCGCGAGCGCTTCACCGTCCACACCGGCCGGACGGTGGAGAAGGTCACCGGCGGCGAGGGCGACGTGCGGCTGCACCTCGACGACGGCACGGAGGTCCGGGCCGACCGGCTGCTCGTCGCGGCCGGGCGCCGTCCGAACTCCGACCGGCTCGGCCTGGACCACGCCGGGGTCGACACCGACGACGCCGGCCGCGTCGTCGTCGACGCCCACGGCCGCACCACCGCCGACGGGGTGTGGGCGCTGGGCGACATCTCGACCCCGCACCCGCTCAAGCACGTCGCGAACCACGAGGCCGAGGTCGTCGGGCACAACCTCGCCCACCCCGACGACCTGCGCGAGGTCGACCACCGGTTCGTGCCGGCCGCGGTGTTCACCACCCCGCAGATCGGCTCCGTGGGGCGCACCGAGCAGCAGTGCCGCGAGGAGGACCTGGAGTTCCGGGTCGGGCTCCACGAGTACGCCGATGTCGCCTTCGGCTGGGCGCTGGAGGAGCAGCGCGGGTTCTGCAAGGTCCTCGTCGCCCCCGACGGCACGCTGCTGGGGGCGCACCTGCTCGGCCCGCAGGCGTCGACGATGGTCCAGCAGCTGGTGCAGGCGATGGCGCTGGGCGTGACCGCGCAGCGGCTCGCCGACGTCCAGTACTGGATCCACCCCGCCCTGACCGAGGTGCTGGAGAACGCGCTGCGCGACGCCGTCGAGGAGGACTAG
- a CDS encoding STAS domain-containing protein, producing MTDPTDGPGGVPGLSAATAEGGGLALEAVPHPSGPVALHAVGDVDAATAPFLAEQVGAWFSAAPRIVLDLSAVGFLGSAGIAALLDCHRDAAAAGVVLELYCGAARQVRRVLQVTGTCEHLRVLDPHPPPEGPGGHAPLFPVPD from the coding sequence ATGACCGATCCGACGGACGGCCCGGGAGGAGTGCCCGGCCTGTCCGCCGCGACCGCGGAGGGCGGCGGTCTGGCCCTGGAGGCGGTGCCGCACCCGTCGGGGCCGGTGGCGCTGCACGCCGTCGGCGACGTCGACGCCGCGACCGCGCCGTTCCTGGCCGAGCAGGTGGGCGCCTGGTTCTCCGCGGCCCCGCGGATCGTGCTGGACCTGTCCGCGGTCGGCTTCCTCGGCTCGGCCGGGATCGCGGCGCTGCTGGACTGCCACCGCGACGCCGCCGCGGCCGGGGTGGTGCTGGAGCTGTACTGCGGCGCGGCGCGCCAGGTCCGCCGGGTCCTGCAGGTGACCGGGACGTGCGAGCACCTGCGGGTGCTCGACCCGCACCCGCCGCCGGAGGGCCCCGGGGGCCACGCCCCGCTGTTCCCGGTGCCCGACTGA
- a CDS encoding succinate dehydrogenase cytochrome b subunit — translation MSEKSRAGGGAEPAAPRRPRTPSALLKFVMAVSGVVLLGYVTLHMIGNLKIFFGPEAIDHYAAWLRTILEPALPYSGMLWIVRVVLVVAVVAHIWSATMLALRARRARPIKYAGGSYQVKGSYAARTMRWGGVIIALFVVYHLLDLTAGTLNPNGVHLAVADNLAADFTLARWYVTLFYVLAVVALGFHVQHGIFSGIQTLGWSSNSRERTIKVVSTVFAAVLTLGFISVPLAVTFGVV, via the coding sequence ATGTCCGAGAAGTCCCGGGCCGGCGGCGGAGCCGAGCCCGCCGCACCCCGGCGCCCGCGCACGCCCAGTGCGCTGCTGAAGTTCGTGATGGCGGTGAGCGGCGTCGTGCTGCTCGGCTACGTCACGCTGCACATGATCGGGAACCTGAAGATCTTCTTCGGCCCCGAGGCGATCGATCACTACGCGGCCTGGCTGCGCACCATCCTGGAACCGGCGCTGCCCTACTCGGGCATGCTCTGGATCGTCCGCGTGGTGCTGGTCGTCGCGGTGGTCGCCCACATCTGGTCGGCGACGATGCTCGCCCTGCGCGCGCGCAGGGCCCGCCCGATCAAGTACGCGGGTGGCTCCTACCAGGTCAAGGGCAGCTACGCGGCCCGCACCATGCGCTGGGGTGGCGTGATCATCGCGCTGTTCGTGGTCTACCACCTGCTCGACCTCACCGCGGGCACGCTGAACCCGAACGGCGTGCACCTCGCGGTGGCCGACAACCTCGCGGCCGACTTCACCCTCGCCCGCTGGTACGTCACCCTGTTCTACGTCCTCGCGGTGGTCGCGCTGGGCTTCCACGTCCAGCACGGCATCTTCTCGGGCATCCAGACGCTCGGGTGGTCGTCGAACAGCCGTGAGCGCACCATCAAGGTGGTGTCGACGGTCTTCGCCGCCGTGCTGACCCTCGGCTTCATCTCGGTGCCCCTCGCCGTCACGTTCGGAGTGGTCTGA
- a CDS encoding LysR family transcriptional regulator: MTLQQLMYFVAVANVRSFTRAADQVGVAQPTLSRALRALEDELGSPLINRGSAVTLTPAGEAVLPLARRMLADSDMVRTTVAEMVGLRSGRVRVGATPSLCIGVLSDVLRVFHARHPEIAVELAEDGSQPLEAALVQGELDVALVIVPPDGVDPTLHTAPLLRERLSVASPRARRPLTPRGSMTVSELARHDLVMVRQGYDLREVTLRAYAVAGVTPRIAVEGGQMDAVLRMVEAGTGVAVVPDLTFIGRPRLRRTVLNPAIHRTVALARRSDIAPTPAVIAFADTLLEHMSDTSASLREGTTDVQVLHRHRTGRELLG, translated from the coding sequence GTGACACTTCAGCAGCTCATGTACTTCGTCGCCGTGGCGAACGTGCGCAGCTTCACTCGGGCGGCCGACCAGGTGGGGGTCGCCCAGCCGACCCTGAGCCGCGCGCTGCGGGCGCTGGAGGACGAACTGGGCTCCCCGCTGATCAACCGCGGGTCGGCCGTCACGCTGACCCCGGCCGGTGAGGCGGTGCTGCCACTGGCACGCAGGATGCTCGCCGATTCCGACATGGTCCGCACGACGGTGGCCGAGATGGTCGGCCTGCGCAGCGGCCGGGTACGGGTCGGGGCGACGCCGTCGCTGTGCATCGGCGTGCTGTCCGACGTGCTGCGGGTCTTCCACGCCCGGCACCCCGAGATCGCCGTCGAGCTCGCCGAGGACGGCTCGCAGCCGCTGGAGGCGGCGCTGGTGCAGGGGGAGCTGGACGTCGCGCTGGTGATCGTGCCCCCCGACGGGGTGGACCCGACCCTGCACACCGCTCCCCTGCTGCGCGAACGGCTCTCGGTCGCCTCGCCGCGGGCGCGCAGGCCGCTGACCCCGCGCGGGTCGATGACGGTGTCCGAGCTCGCCCGGCACGATCTGGTGATGGTGCGCCAGGGCTACGACCTGCGGGAGGTGACGCTGCGGGCCTACGCCGTCGCCGGGGTCACGCCGCGGATCGCCGTCGAGGGCGGTCAGATGGACGCGGTGCTGCGCATGGTCGAGGCCGGCACCGGGGTGGCGGTGGTGCCGGACCTGACGTTCATCGGGCGGCCGCGGCTGCGGCGCACGGTGCTCAACCCGGCGATCCACCGCACGGTGGCGCTGGCGCGGCGGTCCGACATCGCCCCCACCCCGGCCGTCATCGCCTTCGCGGACACGCTGCTGGAGCACATGTCCGACACCTCGGCGTCGCTGCGGGAGGGCACGACCGACGTCCAGGTGCTGCACCGGCACCGGACCGGCCGGGAGCTGCTCGGCTGA